A window of Pseudomonas alcaliphila JAB1 genomic DNA:
GCCCAGGCCATGCGCACTGGCATCGAAAGGGCGTTGAGCAGAAAACGTTCAAGCATCTCCAGGCCGCGCCAGCCTTGGGTCGGCGCCTGTCACCCCCGGCTTATCCACAGATCCATCCCCGACATTTGTGCACAAACCATTGATCCTACTGCATTTTTAGCCAGCCAATGAAAAACCCCGGGGCACTAGGCAGTGCGCCGGGGCTCCCCAGTTTATCCACAGGCTGATCCACGCATACCGTGGATATCAATCCTCAGCGCGCAGATTCAGCTCCACCATCAGGTCATCGGCCAGGGTTTCCAGGCGTGCCTGCAATTGCTCCAGCGCCAGCGTCTCCGGCACGGCCAGCAGCGCGTCGGCGGTGAACAGCAACTCGCCGCTCATCGGCGCTGGCGCCACCTCGGTCAGCAGGCTCTCCAGGTTGACGCCCTGCTCGGCCAGCACACGAGTGATATCACGGACGATACCGGGCCGGTCGTTACCCACCAGCTCCAGGCGAATCGCAGTGAAGCGCCCACCCGGCTCGCTGCCGCTGGCCGCCAGCTGCACACGAATGCCCTGTGCACTGAGCGCTTCGAGCTCCTTGATCAGGCCACCATGGGCCTCGGCCGGCACATCCACGCGCACGATTCCGGCGAACTGCCCG
This region includes:
- a CDS encoding ACT domain-containing protein, translated to MDHLVLTVIAEDQSGLVERLAGCVANHGGNWLESRMARMAGQFAGIVRVDVPAEAHGGLIKELEALSAQGIRVQLAASGSEPGGRFTAIRLELVGNDRPGIVRDITRVLAEQGVNLESLLTEVAPAPMSGELLFTADALLAVPETLALEQLQARLETLADDLMVELNLRAED